The DNA region TCAGACTGAAGAAGGTGACCTTGGCTAGTTCCAGCGGCAGCGGATAAAAACGCCGCGTCGGTTGGCCGTTGACCTCTTCAAATTGCGCGAAAATCACCGTGGCGCTGACATCGGTCAACTGATTGCTGCGCGCATTCGTGATGCGAAACATAAAGGCCTCGCCCTCTTGAAAGGGAGCCACGACGGCCCGCTCACTGAATAAAATCTTGGCCGTGGGTCGCGAGAAGCGCGCGAACAGCAAACCCGTGGCAAGCGTGACGCCCAGCAAGCCCGTCAACGATTCAATCGTGACGATGATGTTGGCCACCATTCCCACCGGGGTGATGTTGCCGTAGCCGATGGTGGCGAAGGTGTGCACGCTGAAAAAGAAGGCTTGCCAAAAACGATTGGCGATGGCCAGCCCGCCAGTTACGGCCAATGCTCCCGGCCCGGCGGCGAGATACGCCACGGCGAAAAGCAAGTTGGCGGCCAAATAACTCACCACTAATAAGCCCAGAAATTTGCCCCAGGAAAGCGTCAGCAGCGTATGGTAAAGGCTGAGCGACGACCAAAAGTTCAAGCCGCGGCGCTCGACGTTAAAACTGCCATCGCGATTGAGCAGCCGTTGCCCGCTGGTGCGCGCGACGATGGCGCCGAACCCAAGATCAGGGTTCCCCGTCTCATTATTCGTCGGCAACAGGCTGCCAGTGTTCAGATCATCAGTGGCCAAACGGCCGGATACGGTCTGTTTGCGTTGCATAAGCTTACCAGCGTGAGGGTGTCAGGTGTTTTGTGTAAACGGCATTGCCAATGTTAAGGCTGAGCTGGTGCCAGCCCAGCCAACGGTAAGCGCTCTTCAAAGAGGATGGCAAGCTGTTGCAAGGCCGCTTTCCAATGCTTGATGGGCATCGTCCATTTGCGGCTGACTTGCTCCAGGCTTAGGTAAATGAGCCGGTAGACGGACGCGTCGTTAGGGAAAGCGCTGCGGCCTTTGAGAATTTTGCGCAGGCTGAAATTCAGCGACTCGATCACGTTGGTCGTGTAGACGGCCCGGCGAATTTCCGCGGGTAATTCAAACATCGGTCGAATGCGCGCCCAGTTCGCGCGCCAGGATTTGGCGAAGAGCGGGTACTTTTTGTCCCACTTGATTTGAAAGGCTTCCAACGCGCGCAGGGCTGCGCTTTCGGTCGCTGCCTGGTAGATGGTTTTCAAATCGGCAGTGACCTGTTGGCCATCCTGGTCGCTGGTCATGCGCAAGCTGTAACGCACCAGATGCACCACGCAGGTCTGCACGGTCGTGTGCGGGAAAACGCTGGCGACCGCTTCGGGCAAGCCTTGCAAGCCGTCGCAGCAGAGGCTCAGGATGTCTTGCAAGCCGCGCGCTTGCAGTTCGGTCAGGACTTGTAACCAGAACTTGGCGCCTTCGCCTTGCGCCAGCCAGAGGCCCAGTAATTCTTTGCGGCCTTCCAGGTTGACGCCGACCGCGACATAGAGCGCTTTGCCGACGACGCGCCCCTCATCACGCACTTTCAAGTGCAAGGCGTCAAGGTAAACGATGGGCCAGACGGCGGCCAGCGGACGCTCGCGCCATTCGGCCACGCCCGTGCTGACGGCGCTGCACACGTCGGAGACGAACTGCGGTGAAATCTCGACAGCGTACTTTTGGCGCAGCAAGTCTTGAATGTCGCGCGTGCTCATCCCGCGCGCATAGAGCGCCAGGATCAGTTCGTCAAAGCCCTCCCAACGGCGTTCGTACTTGCCGAGCAG from Acidobacteriota bacterium includes:
- a CDS encoding transporter; this translates as MQRKQTVSGRLATDDLNTGSLLPTNNETGNPDLGFGAIVARTSGQRLLNRDGSFNVERRGLNFWSSLSLYHTLLTLSWGKFLGLLVVSYLAANLLFAVAYLAAGPGALAVTGGLAIANRFWQAFFFSVHTFATIGYGNITPVGMVANIIVTIESLTGLLGVTLATGLLFARFSRPTAKILFSERAVVAPFQEGEAFMFRITNARSNQLTDVSATVIFAQFEEVNGQPTRRFYPLPLELAKVTFFSLSWTIVHPINNESPLFGLSGEVLRARNAEFLILLSGIDETFSQTVHTRSSYQADEVVWGAKFANIFNPITKEGVVTIDVRRLSEIERV
- a CDS encoding IS256 family transposase; translation: MSAKTDTQTTTPAFAPELLQQLLAERKTAGEIEDLLKDLRKAFIEHALQGELTHLLGYEKHAVAGRKSGNSRNGTSRKTLKTEDSTVELAIPRDRHGAFAPQLLGKYERRWEGFDELILALYARGMSTRDIQDLLRQKYAVEISPQFVSDVCSAVSTGVAEWRERPLAAVWPIVYLDALHLKVRDEGRVVGKALYVAVGVNLEGRKELLGLWLAQGEGAKFWLQVLTELQARGLQDILSLCCDGLQGLPEAVASVFPHTTVQTCVVHLVRYSLRMTSDQDGQQVTADLKTIYQAATESAALRALEAFQIKWDKKYPLFAKSWRANWARIRPMFELPAEIRRAVYTTNVIESLNFSLRKILKGRSAFPNDASVYRLIYLSLEQVSRKWTMPIKHWKAALQQLAILFEERLPLAGLAPAQP